The following coding sequences lie in one Pseudomonas sp. B33.4 genomic window:
- the aat gene encoding leucyl/phenylalanyl-tRNA--protein transferase produces MLTWLQRNSLTFPPLEKAMRDPNGLLAAGGDLSADRLIQAYRHGCFPWFSEGQPILWWSPDPRTVLFPDELHVSRSLGKLLRQQRYQVTFDQDFDAVIRACAAPRDYADGTWITEAMQDAYVELHRRGFAHSVEVWDQGELVGGLYGLAMGQLFFGESMFSRADNASKFGFATLVRHLKDSGVVLIDCQMPTDHLHSLGARAIPRQQFADYLARHLDQPNRATWVC; encoded by the coding sequence ATGCTGACTTGGTTACAACGTAATTCCCTGACTTTTCCGCCGCTGGAAAAGGCCATGCGCGACCCCAACGGATTGCTCGCCGCCGGGGGCGATCTGTCGGCTGACCGGCTGATTCAAGCGTATCGCCATGGCTGCTTTCCGTGGTTTTCCGAGGGTCAGCCGATTCTCTGGTGGTCGCCGGATCCGCGCACGGTGTTGTTTCCCGACGAACTGCATGTATCGCGCAGCCTCGGCAAACTGTTGCGCCAGCAACGCTACCAAGTGACCTTCGATCAGGATTTCGACGCGGTAATCCGCGCCTGTGCCGCACCACGGGATTACGCCGACGGCACCTGGATCACCGAGGCGATGCAGGACGCCTATGTCGAACTGCATCGTCGCGGCTTCGCCCATTCGGTGGAGGTCTGGGATCAGGGCGAATTGGTCGGCGGCCTGTATGGCCTGGCGATGGGCCAACTGTTTTTCGGCGAATCGATGTTCAGCCGCGCCGACAACGCTTCGAAATTCGGTTTTGCCACCCTGGTGCGCCATCTGAAGGACTCCGGGGTCGTGCTGATCGACTGCCAGATGCCGACCGATCATCTGCACAGCCTCGGCGCGCGGGCGATTCCCCGCCAGCAATTTGCTGACTATCTGGCTCGACATCTGGATCAACCCAATCGTGCCACCTGGGTTTGCTGA
- a CDS encoding glutathione S-transferase family protein: protein MGLLVDGRWQDKWYESSKDGAFQREQAKRRNWVTADGQPGPSGECGFAAEAGRYHLYVSLACPWAHRTLILRKLKGLEGLIDVSVVSWLMLENGWTFDKALGSTGDKLDGFEFMHQRYTADTADYTGRVTVPVLWDKKLKRIVSNESAEIIRMFNSAFDDLTGNDLDFYPAPLRGEIDALNERIYPAVNNGVYRAGFATSQQAYEEAFDEVFAELDHLERVLGANRYLSGEYLTEADIRLFTTMIRFDAVYHGHFKCNLRRIADYPNLSNWLREVYQLPGIAETVDFQHIKNHYYGSHKTINPTGVVPKGPEQDFTAAHDRARLAGKGVWLKG, encoded by the coding sequence ATGGGTTTACTCGTCGATGGCCGCTGGCAGGACAAGTGGTACGAAAGCAGCAAGGACGGCGCGTTCCAGCGTGAACAGGCCAAACGCCGCAACTGGGTCACCGCAGATGGCCAGCCCGGCCCGAGCGGTGAATGCGGTTTTGCCGCTGAAGCCGGGCGCTATCACCTCTACGTTTCTCTCGCCTGTCCATGGGCGCATCGCACCCTGATCCTGCGCAAGCTCAAAGGTCTGGAAGGTCTGATCGACGTTTCGGTAGTCAGCTGGTTGATGCTGGAGAACGGCTGGACCTTCGACAAAGCACTTGGCTCGACGGGCGACAAGCTTGATGGCTTTGAATTCATGCATCAGCGCTACACCGCCGACACTGCCGACTACACCGGCCGCGTTACTGTGCCAGTGCTGTGGGACAAGAAGCTCAAACGCATTGTGAGCAATGAATCGGCGGAAATCATCCGCATGTTCAACAGCGCGTTTGATGATCTGACCGGCAATGATCTGGATTTCTACCCCGCGCCATTACGCGGCGAGATTGATGCGCTGAACGAGCGGATCTATCCGGCGGTAAACAACGGTGTCTATCGCGCAGGCTTCGCGACCTCGCAACAGGCTTATGAAGAAGCGTTCGATGAGGTGTTTGCCGAGCTGGATCATCTGGAGCGGGTGCTGGGCGCCAATCGCTACTTGTCGGGTGAGTACCTGACCGAAGCCGATATCCGCTTGTTCACTACAATGATTCGGTTTGACGCGGTGTACCACGGCCACTTCAAGTGCAACCTGCGGCGGATTGCCGATTACCCGAATCTCTCGAACTGGCTGCGTGAGGTGTATCAGTTGCCGGGGATTGCCGAGACGGTGGATTTCCAGCACATCAAGAATCACTACTACGGCAGTCACAAGACGATCAATCCGACTGGGGTTGTGCCGAAGGGGCCGGAGCAGGATTTCACAGCGGCCCATGATCGGGCGCGGTTGGCTGGGAAAGGGGTTTGGTTGAAGGGTTAA
- a CDS encoding replication-associated recombination protein A, which yields MDLFRSAPIAQPLAARLRATNLDEYVGQEHVLARGKPLREALEQGALHSMIFWGPPGVGKTTLARLLAEVSDAHFETVSAVLAGVKEIRQAVEIAKQQAGQYGKRTILFVDEVHRFNKSQQDAFLPYVEDGTLIFIGATTENPSFELNNALLSRARVYVLKSLDEAALRKLVHRALTEERGLGKRNLTLNDEGFQMLLSAADGDGRRLLNLLENASDLAEDNSEIGTELLQSLLGDTRRRFDKGGEAFYDQISALHKSVRGSNPDGALYWFARMIDGGCDPLYLARRVVRMASEDIGNADPRALSLCLAAWEVQERLGSPEGELAVAQAITYLACAPKSNAVYMGFKTALRAAAENGSLEVPLHLRNAPTKLMKQLGYGDEYRYAHDEPDAYAAGEDYFPEELDPIPFYQPVPRGLELKIGEKLNHLAQLDRLSPRQRRK from the coding sequence ATGGATCTGTTTCGCAGTGCACCGATTGCCCAGCCACTGGCCGCGCGTTTGCGCGCGACCAATCTGGATGAGTACGTCGGTCAGGAGCACGTGCTCGCTCGCGGCAAGCCTCTGCGTGAGGCGCTGGAGCAGGGTGCCCTGCATTCGATGATCTTCTGGGGCCCGCCGGGCGTGGGTAAAACCACCCTGGCGCGATTGCTCGCGGAAGTCTCCGATGCGCACTTCGAAACGGTCTCGGCAGTGCTCGCCGGGGTCAAGGAGATCCGTCAGGCTGTTGAAATCGCCAAGCAGCAAGCCGGCCAGTACGGCAAGCGCACGATTCTGTTCGTCGATGAAGTGCACCGTTTCAACAAGTCCCAGCAGGACGCGTTCCTGCCGTACGTTGAAGACGGCACGCTGATCTTCATCGGCGCCACCACCGAAAACCCATCGTTCGAACTCAACAACGCCTTGTTGTCGCGCGCCCGCGTCTACGTGCTGAAAAGCCTCGACGAAGCGGCGCTGCGCAAACTGGTGCACCGTGCGCTCACTGAAGAGCGTGGCCTGGGCAAGCGCAACCTGACGTTGAATGATGAAGGCTTCCAGATGTTGCTGTCGGCCGCCGATGGCGATGGCCGGCGTTTGCTCAATCTGCTGGAAAACGCCTCGGATCTGGCCGAAGACAATAGCGAAATCGGCACTGAACTGCTGCAAAGCCTGCTCGGCGATACGCGTCGGCGTTTCGACAAGGGCGGCGAAGCGTTCTACGACCAGATTTCGGCGCTGCACAAGTCGGTGCGCGGCTCCAACCCTGACGGCGCGCTGTACTGGTTCGCGCGGATGATCGACGGCGGTTGCGATCCGCTGTACCTGGCTCGGCGCGTGGTGCGCATGGCCAGCGAAGACATCGGCAACGCCGATCCGCGCGCCCTTAGCCTGTGCCTCGCGGCGTGGGAAGTGCAGGAACGCCTCGGCAGTCCGGAAGGCGAGTTGGCCGTGGCCCAGGCCATTACTTATCTGGCCTGCGCGCCGAAGAGCAATGCGGTGTACATGGGCTTCAAAACCGCTCTGCGTGCCGCTGCTGAGAACGGCTCGCTGGAAGTGCCGCTGCACTTGCGCAACGCACCGACCAAACTGATGAAACAATTGGGCTACGGTGACGAATACCGCTACGCCCATGACGAGCCGGACGCCTATGCCGCCGGCGAAGACTATTTCCCGGAAGAGCTCGATCCCATTCCGTTCTACCAACCGGTGCCGCGCGGCCTGGAGTTGAAGATCGGCGAGAAGCTCAACCATCTCGCCCAACTCGATCGTTTAAGCCCTCGGCAGCGGAGAAAATAG
- the cysG gene encoding siroheme synthase CysG — MKYLPLFHNLRGSRVLVVGGGEIALRKSRLLADAGALLRVVAPEIETQLRELVTASGGECLLRGYVEADLDGCGLIIAATDDETLNAQVSTDAHKRCVPVNVVDAPALCSVIFPAIVDRSPLIIAVSSGGDAPVLARLIRAKIETWIPSTYGQLAGLAARFRNQVKSLFPDVQQRRGFWEDVFQGPIADRQLAGQGAEAERLLQAKIDGEAMVTTGEVYLVGAGPGDPDLLTFKALRLMQQADVVLYDRLVAPAILELCRRDAERVYVGKRRSDHAVPQDQINQQLVDLAKAGKRVVRLKGGDPFIFGRGGEEIEELAAHGIPFQVVPGITAASGCAAYAGIPLTHRDYAQSVRFVTGHLKDGSTDLPWADLVAPAQTLVFYMGLVGLPVICEQLIKHGRSADTPAALIQQGTTVNQRVFTGTLADLPRLVAEHEVHAPTLVIVGEVVQLREKLAWFEGAQAQV, encoded by the coding sequence ATGAAATATCTGCCGCTGTTTCACAACCTGCGCGGCAGTCGTGTGTTGGTCGTCGGTGGGGGGGAAATTGCCTTGCGCAAATCCCGCCTGCTGGCCGATGCCGGTGCGCTACTGCGGGTGGTCGCACCTGAAATCGAAACGCAACTGCGTGAACTGGTTACTGCCTCTGGCGGTGAATGCCTGTTGCGCGGTTACGTTGAGGCGGATCTGGACGGTTGCGGGCTGATCATTGCCGCCACCGACGATGAGACGCTGAACGCACAAGTTTCCACCGATGCTCACAAGCGCTGCGTGCCGGTCAACGTGGTCGATGCGCCTGCCTTGTGCAGCGTGATCTTCCCGGCGATCGTCGATCGCTCGCCGCTGATCATTGCCGTGTCCAGCGGCGGCGATGCGCCCGTGCTGGCGCGGTTGATTCGCGCCAAGATCGAAACCTGGATTCCGTCGACTTACGGTCAGTTGGCCGGACTCGCCGCGCGTTTCCGCAATCAGGTGAAAAGCCTGTTTCCGGATGTGCAGCAGCGTCGTGGCTTCTGGGAAGACGTGTTTCAAGGGCCGATTGCTGATCGACAGCTGGCCGGGCAGGGCGCCGAAGCCGAGCGTCTGCTGCAAGCCAAGATCGATGGCGAAGCCATGGTCACGACTGGCGAGGTTTATCTGGTCGGGGCAGGGCCGGGCGATCCGGATCTGCTGACCTTCAAGGCGTTGCGTCTGATGCAGCAAGCCGACGTGGTGCTCTACGACCGTTTGGTTGCACCTGCGATTCTTGAGCTGTGTCGTCGTGATGCCGAGCGGGTCTACGTTGGCAAGCGTCGGTCTGATCACGCCGTGCCGCAGGATCAGATCAACCAGCAACTGGTCGATCTGGCCAAGGCCGGCAAGCGCGTGGTGCGGTTGAAGGGCGGCGATCCGTTTATCTTTGGCCGTGGTGGCGAAGAGATCGAAGAGCTGGCTGCTCACGGCATTCCGTTTCAGGTCGTGCCAGGTATCACCGCGGCCAGCGGTTGTGCGGCGTATGCCGGGATTCCGCTGACGCATCGTGATTACGCGCAGTCGGTGCGTTTTGTCACCGGGCATTTGAAGGACGGTTCCACCGATCTGCCATGGGCCGACCTTGTCGCCCCGGCGCAGACGCTGGTGTTCTATATGGGCCTGGTCGGCTTGCCGGTCATTTGCGAACAACTGATCAAACATGGTCGTTCAGCGGATACCCCGGCGGCGTTGATTCAGCAGGGCACCACGGTCAATCAGCGAGTCTTCACCGGCACGCTGGCCGATCTGCCGCGATTGGTGGCGGAGCATGAAGTGCATGCGCCGACACTGGTGATCGTTGGTGAAGTGGTGCAACTGCGCGAGAAGCTGGCGTGGTTCGAAGGGGCTCAGGCGCAAGTCTAA
- the trxB gene encoding thioredoxin-disulfide reductase, translating into MNVAKHSRLIILGSGPAGYSAAVYAARANLKPVVITGLQAGGQLTTTVEVDNWPGDVEGLTGPVLMERMQKHAERFATEIVYDHIHTAKLQQRPFELVGDSGTYTCDALIIATGASAQYLGLPSEEAFAGKGVSACATCDGFFYRNQVVAVVGGGNTAVEEALYLSNIAKEVHLIHRRDKLRSEKILQDKLFEKAANGNVHLHWNQNLDEVLGDASGVTGARLRDSHTGETRELALAGVFIAIGHKPNTDLFQGQLPMRDGYLQVKGGSDGDATSTEIPGVFAAGDVADHVYRQAVTSAGAGCMAALDAEKYLDDIPVI; encoded by the coding sequence ATGAACGTAGCGAAGCATTCACGCCTGATCATCCTCGGCTCCGGTCCGGCCGGTTACAGCGCTGCCGTGTATGCCGCCCGTGCCAACCTCAAACCTGTGGTGATCACCGGTCTGCAGGCCGGTGGCCAGCTCACCACCACCGTCGAGGTCGACAACTGGCCCGGCGACGTTGAAGGCCTCACCGGTCCGGTACTGATGGAACGCATGCAGAAACACGCCGAACGCTTTGCCACAGAGATCGTTTACGACCACATCCACACCGCCAAGTTGCAGCAGCGCCCGTTCGAACTTGTCGGCGATAGCGGCACTTACACCTGTGATGCACTAATCATTGCCACCGGCGCTTCGGCGCAATATCTGGGCCTGCCGTCGGAAGAAGCCTTCGCCGGCAAAGGTGTTTCCGCCTGCGCGACCTGTGACGGCTTTTTCTATCGCAATCAGGTGGTCGCCGTGGTCGGTGGCGGCAATACTGCCGTCGAGGAAGCACTGTACCTGTCGAACATCGCTAAAGAAGTGCACCTGATCCATCGTCGCGACAAACTGCGCTCGGAAAAAATCCTCCAGGACAAACTCTTCGAGAAAGCCGCCAACGGCAATGTGCACCTGCACTGGAACCAGAATCTCGACGAAGTACTCGGCGATGCCAGCGGTGTGACTGGCGCGAGACTGCGTGACAGCCATACGGGCGAAACCCGTGAACTGGCGCTGGCGGGCGTATTCATCGCCATCGGCCACAAACCTAACACCGATCTGTTTCAAGGCCAGCTGCCGATGCGCGACGGCTATTTGCAGGTCAAGGGCGGCAGCGACGGCGACGCTACCTCCACCGAGATTCCCGGGGTGTTTGCCGCCGGCGACGTGGCCGACCACGTTTATCGCCAGGCGGTGACGTCGGCAGGCGCCGGCTGCATGGCCGCGCTCGATGCCGAGAAGTATCTGGACGACATTCCTGTCATTTAA
- a CDS encoding DNA translocase FtsK has protein sequence MKKSTEAPKTVVPLWRQQLHYRLKEGALIAIGALCLFLMMALLTYGKDDPGWSHNSKIDDVQNFGGPAGSYSADILFMVLGYFAYIFPLLLAIKAWQIFRQRHEPWQWSGWLFSWRLIGLVFLVLSGAALAHLHFHAASGLPAGAGGALGESLGNLAKNALNIQGSTLLFIALFLFGLTVFTDLSWFKVMDITGKITLDLFELFQGALNRWWSARTERKQLVAQLREVDDRVHDVVAPTVTDKREQAKVKERLIEREQALSKHMSDREKQVPPVIAPAPAKAPEPSKRVQKEKQVPLFVDSAVEGTLPPISILDPAEKKQLNYSPESLAAVGHLLEIKLKEFGVEVTVDSIHPGPVITRYEIQPAAGVKVSRIANLAKDLARSLAVTSVRVVEVIPGKTTVGIEIPNEDRQIVRFSEVLSTPEYDNFKSPVTLALGHDIGGKPVITDLAKMPHLLVAGTTGSGKSVGVNAMILSILFKSGPEDAKLIMIDPKMLELSIYEGIPHLLCPVVTDMKDAANALRWSVAEMERRYKLMAKMGVRNLSGFNAKVKEAQDAGEPLSDPLYKRESIHDEAPLLQKLPTIVVVVDEFADMMMIVGKKVEELIARIAQKARAAGIHLILATQRPSVDVITGLIKANIPTRMAFQVSSKIDSRTIIDQGGAEQLLGHGDMLYMPPGTSLPIRVHGAFVSDDEVHRVVEAWKLRGAPEYNDDILNGVEEAGSGFEGSSGGGDGDDPEADALYDEAVQFVLESRRASISAVQRKLKIGYNRAARMIEAMEMAGVVTSMNTNGSREVLAPGPVRD, from the coding sequence TTGAAGAAATCCACCGAAGCACCAAAAACAGTCGTTCCGCTCTGGCGCCAACAGTTGCACTACCGGCTCAAGGAAGGTGCATTGATCGCCATCGGTGCCTTGTGCCTGTTCCTGATGATGGCTTTGCTGACCTATGGCAAGGACGATCCGGGCTGGAGCCACAACAGCAAGATCGACGATGTACAGAATTTCGGCGGCCCGGCGGGCTCCTACAGCGCTGATATCCTGTTCATGGTGCTGGGTTACTTCGCCTACATCTTCCCGTTGCTGCTGGCGATCAAGGCCTGGCAGATTTTCCGCCAGCGTCATGAGCCGTGGCAGTGGAGCGGCTGGCTGTTCTCCTGGCGCCTGATCGGTCTGGTGTTTCTGGTGCTGTCCGGCGCGGCGCTGGCGCATCTGCATTTCCATGCAGCGTCGGGTCTGCCGGCGGGTGCCGGTGGCGCGTTGGGTGAGAGCCTCGGCAATCTGGCAAAGAACGCACTGAACATTCAGGGCAGCACGCTGTTGTTCATTGCGCTGTTCCTGTTCGGCCTGACCGTGTTTACCGACCTGTCGTGGTTCAAGGTGATGGACATCACCGGCAAGATCACCCTCGACCTGTTCGAACTGTTTCAGGGCGCCCTCAATCGCTGGTGGTCGGCGCGTACCGAGCGCAAGCAACTGGTCGCGCAACTGCGTGAAGTCGACGACCGTGTGCATGACGTGGTCGCGCCGACGGTCACCGACAAACGTGAGCAGGCCAAAGTCAAAGAACGCCTGATCGAACGTGAGCAAGCCCTCAGCAAGCACATGTCCGATCGCGAGAAACAAGTTCCGCCGGTCATTGCGCCAGCCCCGGCCAAAGCGCCCGAGCCAAGCAAGCGCGTGCAGAAAGAGAAACAGGTGCCGTTGTTCGTCGACAGCGCCGTGGAAGGTACCTTGCCGCCGATCTCGATTCTTGATCCGGCGGAAAAGAAACAACTCAATTACTCACCAGAATCCCTGGCGGCGGTCGGCCATTTGCTGGAGATCAAACTCAAGGAGTTCGGTGTCGAGGTCACGGTGGATTCGATTCATCCGGGCCCGGTGATTACCCGTTACGAAATTCAGCCTGCCGCCGGCGTCAAAGTCAGCCGCATCGCCAACCTGGCCAAAGACCTTGCACGTTCGCTGGCCGTGACCAGTGTGCGGGTGGTCGAGGTGATTCCGGGCAAGACCACCGTCGGTATCGAGATCCCCAACGAAGACCGGCAGATCGTGCGCTTCTCCGAAGTGCTGTCGACGCCTGAATACGACAACTTCAAGTCGCCGGTCACTCTGGCGCTGGGGCATGACATCGGTGGTAAGCCGGTGATCACTGACCTGGCGAAGATGCCGCACTTGCTGGTGGCCGGTACCACCGGTTCCGGTAAGTCGGTGGGTGTGAACGCGATGATCCTGTCGATCCTATTCAAGTCCGGCCCGGAAGACGCCAAGCTGATCATGATCGACCCGAAGATGTTGGAACTGTCGATCTACGAAGGCATTCCGCACCTGCTGTGCCCGGTCGTCACCGACATGAAAGATGCTGCCAACGCCCTGCGCTGGAGCGTGGCCGAGATGGAGCGCCGCTACAAGCTGATGGCGAAGATGGGCGTGCGTAACCTGTCCGGCTTCAACGCCAAGGTCAAGGAAGCCCAGGACGCCGGCGAGCCGTTGAGCGATCCGCTGTACAAGCGCGAAAGCATCCACGACGAAGCACCATTGCTGCAGAAATTGCCAACGATCGTCGTGGTGGTCGACGAATTCGCCGACATGATGATGATCGTCGGCAAAAAGGTTGAAGAGCTGATCGCCCGTATCGCCCAGAAGGCCCGTGCGGCAGGTATTCACTTGATCCTCGCGACCCAGCGGCCGTCGGTGGACGTGATCACCGGTCTGATCAAGGCCAACATTCCGACGCGTATGGCGTTCCAGGTGTCGAGCAAGATCGACTCCCGCACCATCATCGATCAGGGTGGCGCCGAACAACTGCTCGGCCACGGTGACATGCTTTACATGCCGCCGGGCACCAGCCTGCCGATCCGGGTTCACGGTGCATTCGTATCCGACGATGAAGTACACCGTGTGGTAGAAGCGTGGAAACTGCGCGGCGCACCGGAATACAACGACGACATCCTCAACGGTGTCGAAGAAGCCGGCAGCGGTTTTGAAGGCAGCAGCGGTGGCGGCGACGGCGACGATCCGGAAGCCGACGCGCTGTATGACGAAGCTGTGCAGTTCGTGCTGGAAAGTCGTCGCGCCTCGATTTCCGCGGTACAGCGCAAGTTGAAGATCGGCTACAACCGCGCCGCACGGATGATCGAAGCCATGGAAATGGCCGGGGTCGTCACCTCGATGAACACCAACGGTTCCCGTGAAGTCCTGGCCCCGGGCCCGGTACGCGACTGA
- the crcB gene encoding fluoride efflux transporter CrcB: MLPLIVAVSVGGVAGTLLRFATGNWVNANWPRHFYTATLAVNIVGCLLIGVLYGLFLIRPEVPIEVRAGLMVGFLGGLTTFSSFSLDTVRLLESGQVPLALGYAALSVFGGLLATWAGLSLTKL, translated from the coding sequence GTGCTTCCATTGATTGTTGCGGTCTCCGTCGGGGGTGTCGCTGGCACCTTGTTGCGCTTCGCCACCGGCAATTGGGTCAACGCCAATTGGCCGCGGCACTTCTATACCGCGACGCTGGCCGTTAATATCGTGGGCTGTCTGTTGATTGGCGTGCTGTACGGCCTGTTTTTGATACGCCCGGAAGTACCGATCGAGGTGCGTGCCGGGTTGATGGTCGGCTTCCTCGGGGGGCTGACGACTTTTTCATCCTTTTCACTGGATACGGTGCGCCTGCTGGAAAGCGGGCAAGTGCCGCTGGCCCTGGGCTATGCGGCACTCAGCGTATTCGGCGGGCTGCTCGCGACGTGGGCTGGCCTGTCTTTGACCAAACTTTGA
- a CDS encoding arginyltransferase, protein MTELARLKFYATQPHSCSYLPEEQATTLFLDPSQPMDVHVYADLSEMGFRRSGDHLYRPHCQNCNACVPARIPVAQFTPNRQQKRIFKRNMDLQVRPAKPQFSEEYFDLYQRYIEQRHADGDMYPPSRDQFSTFLVRDLPFSRFYEFRLDGRLLAVAVTDLLPNGLSAVYTFYEPDEERRSLGRFAILWQIAEAQRLGLEAVYLGYWIKNCKKMNYKTQYRPIELLINQRWVILN, encoded by the coding sequence ATGACCGAGTTGGCGCGGTTGAAGTTCTATGCCACTCAGCCTCACTCTTGCAGTTATCTGCCCGAGGAGCAGGCCACGACCCTGTTTCTCGATCCGAGTCAGCCCATGGATGTGCATGTCTACGCTGACCTGTCGGAAATGGGCTTTCGCCGCAGTGGCGATCATCTGTACCGGCCGCATTGCCAGAACTGCAATGCGTGCGTGCCTGCGCGCATTCCGGTGGCGCAGTTCACACCTAATCGTCAGCAGAAGCGGATCTTCAAGCGCAACATGGATTTGCAGGTGCGCCCGGCCAAACCGCAATTCAGTGAAGAATATTTCGATCTGTACCAGCGCTATATCGAACAACGCCACGCTGATGGCGATATGTACCCGCCCAGCCGTGATCAATTCTCGACTTTTCTGGTACGTGACCTGCCCTTCTCGCGTTTTTACGAATTCCGACTCGACGGACGGTTACTGGCTGTGGCGGTAACCGATTTGCTGCCAAACGGCCTGTCGGCGGTCTACACCTTTTACGAACCCGACGAAGAGCGCCGCAGCCTTGGCCGATTTGCCATCCTCTGGCAAATCGCCGAGGCACAGCGCCTCGGACTTGAAGCGGTGTACCTCGGGTACTGGATCAAGAATTGCAAAAAGATGAACTACAAGACGCAATATCGCCCCATCGAATTGCTGATTAATCAGCGCTGGGTCATCCTCAACTAA
- the serS gene encoding serine--tRNA ligase, with amino-acid sequence MLDSKLLRSNLQDVADRLASRGFALDTARIEALEEQRKTVQTRTEALQAERNARSKSIGQAKQRGEDIAPLMADVERMAGELSAGKVELDAIQTELDSILLGIPNLPHESVPVGKDEDDNVEVRRWGTPTAFDFEVKDHVALGEKFGWLDFETAAKLSGARFALLRGPIARLHRALAQFMINLHVNEHGYEEAYTPYLVQAPALQGTGQLPKFEEDLFKIAREGEADLYLIPTAEVSLTNIVAGEIVDSKLLPIKFVAHTPCFRSEAGASGRDTRGMIRQHQFDKVEMVQIVEPSTSMEALEGLTANAEKVLQLLGLPYRTLALCTGDMGFSAVKTYDLEVWIPSQDKYREISSCSNCGDFQARRMQARFRNPETGKPELVHTLNGSGLAVGRTLVAVLENYQQADGSIRVPDVLKPYMGGLEVIG; translated from the coding sequence ATGCTCGATTCCAAACTGTTACGTAGCAACCTTCAGGACGTAGCGGACCGCCTGGCTTCCCGTGGCTTTGCCCTGGATACCGCGCGCATCGAAGCGCTGGAAGAACAGCGCAAGACCGTCCAGACCCGCACCGAAGCACTGCAGGCTGAGCGTAACGCGCGTTCCAAATCCATCGGTCAGGCCAAGCAGCGCGGCGAAGACATCGCGCCGTTGATGGCGGACGTCGAGCGCATGGCGGGCGAACTGAGCGCCGGTAAAGTCGAACTGGACGCAATCCAGACCGAACTGGATTCGATCCTGCTCGGCATCCCGAACCTGCCACACGAATCCGTGCCGGTCGGCAAAGACGAAGACGACAACGTCGAAGTGCGCCGTTGGGGCACGCCGACTGCATTCGATTTCGAAGTGAAAGACCACGTGGCGCTGGGCGAGAAGTTCGGCTGGCTGGACTTTGAAACCGCCGCCAAACTGTCCGGCGCGCGTTTCGCCCTGTTGCGTGGCCCGATCGCCCGTCTGCACCGCGCACTGGCGCAGTTCATGATCAACCTGCACGTCAACGAGCACGGCTACGAAGAGGCCTACACGCCTTATCTGGTTCAGGCCCCGGCGCTGCAAGGCACCGGTCAACTGCCGAAGTTCGAAGAAGACCTGTTCAAGATCGCTCGCGAAGGCGAAGCCGATCTGTACTTGATCCCGACTGCCGAAGTGTCGCTGACCAACATCGTTGCCGGCGAAATCGTCGACTCGAAACTGCTGCCGATCAAGTTCGTTGCCCATACTCCGTGCTTCCGCAGTGAAGCCGGCGCATCGGGTCGTGACACTCGCGGCATGATTCGTCAGCACCAGTTCGACAAGGTTGAAATGGTCCAGATCGTTGAGCCGTCGACCTCGATGGAAGCGCTGGAAGGCCTGACCGCCAACGCCGAAAAAGTCCTGCAACTGCTCGGCCTGCCTTACCGCACGCTGGCGCTGTGCACCGGCGACATGGGCTTCAGCGCAGTCAAGACTTATGACCTCGAAGTGTGGATCCCGAGCCAGGACAAGTACCGCGAAATCTCGTCGTGCTCGAACTGCGGCGACTTCCAGGCCCGTCGTATGCAAGCGCGTTTCCGTAACCCGGAAACCGGCAAGCCTGAGCTGGTACACACTTTGAACGGTTCGGGTCTGGCAGTCGGCCGTACGCTGGTTGCCGTGCTGGAAAACTACCAGCAGGCCGACGGTTCGATCCGTGTGCCGGACGTGCTGAAGCCGTACATGGGTGGCCTTGAGGTCATCGGCTAA
- the lolA gene encoding outer membrane lipoprotein chaperone LolA → MRLIRMLLPVLALTTLTAHADDKDVARLTQLLETSKTLSANFSQLTLDGSGTQLQETTGDMTLQRPGLFYWHTNAPAEQTMVSDGKKVTLWDPDLEQATIKKLDERLTQTPALLLSGDVSKISQSFDISAKEAGGVIDFTLKPKTRDTLFDNLRLSFRNGLLNDMQLIDSVGQRTNILFTGVKANEPVPASKFKFDIPKGADVIQE, encoded by the coding sequence ATGCGTCTTATCCGCATGCTGCTGCCAGTACTGGCGCTGACCACGCTCACGGCCCACGCCGATGACAAGGACGTGGCGCGTCTGACCCAATTGCTGGAAACATCCAAGACCCTGAGCGCGAACTTCTCGCAGCTGACCCTCGACGGCAGCGGTACGCAGTTGCAGGAAACCACCGGCGACATGACCCTGCAGCGTCCGGGCCTGTTCTACTGGCACACCAATGCGCCGGCCGAGCAGACCATGGTCTCCGACGGCAAGAAAGTCACTCTGTGGGACCCGGATCTGGAGCAGGCAACCATCAAGAAGCTCGACGAGCGCCTGACCCAGACCCCGGCGCTGCTGCTGTCCGGTGATGTGTCAAAGATCAGCCAGAGCTTCGACATCAGCGCGAAAGAGGCGGGCGGCGTGATCGACTTCACCCTCAAGCCGAAAACCAGGGACACCCTGTTCGACAACCTGCGCCTGTCGTTCCGCAACGGTCTGCTCAATGACATGCAACTGATCGACAGCGTCGGCCAGCGGACCAACATCCTGTTTACCGGGGTCAAGGCCAACGAGCCTGTACCGGCATCGAAGTTCAAGTTCGACATCCCCAAGGGTGCGGACGTGATCCAGGAATAA